In Gossypium raimondii isolate GPD5lz chromosome 12, ASM2569854v1, whole genome shotgun sequence, a single window of DNA contains:
- the LOC105765164 gene encoding uncharacterized protein LOC105765164: MANATLLCSPLPIFKQTHSLPTLRCPEFFKKPRPLTGNLSIPSLNWKPKSVIGIVGSALALALAGSASASELPLLLGTSLPLSEPANALSLPTWAIHVSSVVEWITAMALVWQYGEKSGFESWKGLSWGMVPLLGGAFCACTWHFFYNSESLEVLVALQAALTVIGNATMCYAAFRICKVTDKNSQKL; this comes from the exons ATGGCGAACGCCACCTTACTCTGCTCTCCACTACCCATTTTCAAACAAACTCATTCCCTTCCAACTCTTCGTTGCCccgaattttttaaaaaacccagGCCATTGACTGGAAACCTGTCCATTCCCAGCTTAAATTGGAAGCCAAAATCCGTGATTGGTATAGTCGGGTCAGCTCTGGCCTTGGCTCTTGCGGGTTCCGCTTCGGCCTCCGAATTGCCGTTGTTGCTAGGCACTTCTTTGCCGCTCAGTGAGCCCGCTAATGCCTTGTCTCTTCCCACTTGGGCCATACACGTGTCCAGTGTTGTTGAATG GATTACAGCAATGGCTTTGGTGTGGCAATATGGAGAGAAATCTGGGTTTGAATCATGGAAGGGTCTCTCTTGGGGAATG GTACCTTTACTCGGTGGAGCATTTTGTGCGTGTACCTGGCATTTCTTTTACAATTCTGAATCCCTTGAG GTATTGGTGGCTCTTCAAGCTGCACTGACGGTAATAGGTAATGCCACTATGTGTTATGCTGCATTTCGTATCTGCAAAGTAACGGACAAAAATTCCCAGAAGCTATGA